The Acidobacteriota bacterium genome segment GGTGTCGACGGGGAGTGGGACAAGGCGACCGGTCGGCTCGACGGATCTCTCGTGGTGCAGGGGTGGGGCGACCCGGACATGCAGCCGGAGAATGTCTTCCTGATCGCCAGGCAGCTCAACCGGCTTCGGCTCTCCCGGGTGGACGGGCGGCTGAGAATCGATGGCGACTTCTGGATCGGCTGGGAGAACGGTGTCGCCAACAGCCTCCGCGATCCGCAGGAGCGGGCGGCGCGCATGGGGCGCAGGCTGCGCGCTGTACTCGATCCCCGCCGCTGGGATCGATCGACCCGCGCCGCCTGGGAGGCGATGTGCAAACGGCGTGGCTGGGACCCGAAGGATCCGCCACGGGTAAAGATCGTCGGGTCGATACAGGCGGGGGCGCCGGCTGACTGGACACCGGTGGTGGTTCACCGCTCGAACCCGCTGCCGGTCCTGCTCCGGCGCTTCAACGTTTACTCCAATAACGACATTATCCGGGTCGCTGAGGGCCTCGGAGGCCCCGAGGGTTTGGAGGCATTTCTCGAGGAACGGCTGCGTCTCGCGCCGGAAACGCTCGAGCTCGAGACTGCTTCTGGAGAAGGCCATAACCGCCTGACCGCCCGCATGGGCGTGAGCCTGATGCGCGCATTCGTAGAAACCGCCGCAGGTTTTGGTTTTGCGCCTGGCGATCTCCTGCCGGTGATCGGATGTGATCCGGGATCGACCGACCGAAAATTTCCGAAGCTCGCCCGCCCTGGCAGGACGGGCAGCGTGGTCGTCAAGACCGGCACGTTGATCAACACCGACGGCGGGGTAGCCGTCCTCGGCGGCGTGTTTTCGACACCTGCCAACGAGATCGTCCTTTTCTGCACCGCAGCCCGCAGCACGGGCTGGGAAGAGCTGCACTGGCGCGGCCTCCAGCAGTCGTGGCTGATCGATCTGGTTGCCGAAACCGGAGGGGCGGTGCAGCGATCGTGCGGCGGCGATCTGCCATTCTCGGACACCTATGCCGAGGTCGAGTGGGTGGTTTCGTGGGACTCCCTGTAACCTCCCATCCACCCACCCAAATAGGAATGAGGAGTTAGGAATTAGGAATGCCGCCCACCCGACCGCGTATCAGG includes the following:
- a CDS encoding D-alanyl-D-alanine carboxypeptidase, with the protein product MVAVGLLLTSTLAAADRDQLLYHAETLDGRVIQSQGADTPFNPASLVKVGTSLWALESLGPDHRYRTVFGVDGEWDKATGRLDGSLVVQGWGDPDMQPENVFLIARQLNRLRLSRVDGRLRIDGDFWIGWENGVANSLRDPQERAARMGRRLRAVLDPRRWDRSTRAAWEAMCKRRGWDPKDPPRVKIVGSIQAGAPADWTPVVVHRSNPLPVLLRRFNVYSNNDIIRVAEGLGGPEGLEAFLEERLRLAPETLELETASGEGHNRLTARMGVSLMRAFVETAAGFGFAPGDLLPVIGCDPGSTDRKFPKLARPGRTGSVVVKTGTLINTDGGVAVLGGVFSTPANEIVLFCTAARSTGWEELHWRGLQQSWLIDLVAETGGAVQRSCGGDLPFSDTYAEVEWVVSWDSL